A genome region from Acidimicrobiales bacterium includes the following:
- a CDS encoding MFS transporter produces the protein MAEASRSRKPRGGSADEPPTAPLQTTPPEPPAPPLPPPPGIGAADRADQPSVIRLFGSRAFFRLWLAQVVSSLGDWIGFVAVTAIAARIGGSSPETAVAIVLSARLVPGFFLAPAAGVFVDRWDRKKVMVSCDVGRGLVLATLPFIDTIPGLFVASLLLEIFTLMWSPAKEASVPNMVRPEFLANANSLSLVAAYGTFPIGSALFAFLATVASWLAHIDALEALKVDREFVAIYFDVFTFFASALMISTLVLPRSERVSEGKGGVDFRRTFRELAEGGRFIRDSAVVRAVILGIGTGLIGGGMVVPLGPVASDQIYGAGTTGFGLLLAALGFGVAAGIVGLSVLQKRVPHERIFVVSVLGAGASLVAAACMSTLTLALVFAAGLGLCAGSVYILGFTILQTNVEDELRGRIFALLYTLVRFCLLLAFTLAPVVSRLLDGMSDRLVDRSVAVGGLSVALPGVRLTLWLGGVIILVAGLLARRGLRAAARGTQR, from the coding sequence GTGGCCGAGGCGTCCCGATCGAGGAAGCCACGCGGGGGGTCGGCCGACGAGCCGCCCACGGCGCCACTGCAGACCACCCCGCCGGAACCCCCGGCTCCACCTCTTCCGCCACCGCCCGGCATTGGCGCAGCCGACCGTGCGGACCAGCCGTCGGTCATCCGGCTGTTCGGGTCACGGGCCTTCTTCCGGTTGTGGCTCGCCCAGGTCGTCTCGTCCCTCGGGGACTGGATCGGCTTCGTCGCCGTCACGGCCATCGCGGCGCGCATCGGCGGTTCGTCGCCGGAGACGGCGGTGGCCATCGTGCTCTCGGCCCGGCTCGTCCCCGGGTTCTTCCTGGCTCCGGCAGCCGGCGTCTTCGTGGACCGCTGGGACCGCAAGAAGGTGATGGTGTCCTGCGACGTCGGCCGGGGCCTGGTGCTCGCCACCCTGCCGTTCATCGACACCATCCCCGGCCTGTTCGTGGCCTCGTTGCTCCTCGAGATCTTCACCCTCATGTGGTCGCCGGCCAAGGAGGCGTCGGTCCCCAACATGGTGCGCCCCGAGTTCCTGGCCAACGCCAACTCGCTGTCGCTGGTGGCCGCCTACGGAACCTTCCCGATCGGGTCCGCCCTGTTCGCCTTCCTGGCCACCGTTGCTTCGTGGCTCGCCCACATCGACGCGCTGGAGGCCCTGAAGGTCGACCGCGAGTTCGTCGCCATCTACTTCGACGTCTTCACGTTCTTCGCCTCGGCCCTGATGATCTCGACGCTCGTCCTGCCGCGCTCCGAGCGGGTCTCCGAGGGCAAGGGCGGCGTCGACTTCCGGCGTACCTTCCGCGAGTTGGCGGAGGGCGGCCGGTTCATCCGCGACAGCGCCGTGGTCCGGGCCGTGATCCTCGGCATCGGGACGGGCCTCATCGGCGGCGGCATGGTGGTGCCCCTCGGGCCGGTGGCCTCCGACCAGATCTACGGCGCCGGCACGACCGGCTTCGGCCTCCTGCTGGCCGCCCTCGGCTTCGGCGTGGCCGCGGGCATCGTCGGCCTGAGCGTCCTCCAGAAGCGGGTCCCCCACGAGCGCATCTTCGTGGTGTCGGTGCTCGGCGCCGGGGCCTCGCTGGTCGCCGCCGCCTGCATGTCGACGCTCACGCTGGCCCTCGTCTTCGCCGCCGGCCTCGGCCTGTGCGCCGGATCGGTGTACATCCTCGGCTTCACGATCCTCCAGACGAACGTGGAGGACGAGTTGCGGGGCCGGATCTTCGCCCTGCTCTACACGCTGGTGCGGTTCTGTCTCCTCCTGGCCTTCACGCTGGCGCCCGTGGTCTCGCGCCTGCTCGACGGGATGTCCGATCGCCTCGTCGACCGGTCGGTCGCCGTGGGCGGGCTGTCGGTGGCGCTCCCGGGCGTCCGGCTCACCCTGTGGCTCGGCGGCGTCATCATCCTGGTCGCCGGGCTGCTGGCGCGCCGCGGCCTGCGGGCGGCGGCACGGGGCACGCAGCGATGA
- a CDS encoding APC family permease: MPPTKASAPPLPLPPAPPLGRTEDSRYRLKCKLLGAPLHTEELAHERLGKPTALAVFASDNLSSSAYATEEILRVLVPAVGVAAFALVVPVTVALLVVLGFLILSYRQTIKAYPSAGGAYVVTKDNFGLLPAQVAGVALLTDYVLTVSVSVAAGTAALTSVFGALAPWAVPISVAFIAVIAYGNLRGVRESGKLFALPTYFFLANMAVLLSVGIGRLAFGRLPVASVHRAGMLHFGTAADGALFAGAGIYVVLHAFASGGAAVTGVEAISNGVPAFKAPEWRNARETLVIMGCLLGAMFLGLSVLAADMHIAPFAEGTPTVISQIGRAVFGGGPAGTLLFLGLQSGTMLILVLAANTSFADFPRLASFHAGDNFMPRQLTKRGHRLVFSNGIVSLAVASAALVVLTGAKVDRLIPLYAIGVFTSFTLSQAGMARHHLTERQPGWRTGLFVNGTGAFLSLVVDVVIAITKFTHGAWVIVVLVPVLVAVLVRLNRQYEAEADELAENARTAAEAPVLRRHVVLVLVDTLDRAAARAIQYARTLSPDQLRAVHIAADLPRAEALAEQWSRLGLSRVPLELVDCPDRRLAHSVLEVVAEALAGGETEVSVLVPRLAHRRAWHRLLHDRTGEQLAAAVSTLPHANVTFVPYHLGITTLEEIPHVAAHESPLTPH, encoded by the coding sequence GTGCCCCCGACGAAAGCCAGCGCACCGCCGCTCCCCCTCCCGCCGGCGCCGCCCCTCGGGCGCACCGAAGACAGCCGCTACCGGCTCAAGTGCAAGCTGCTCGGGGCACCGCTGCACACCGAGGAGCTGGCCCACGAGCGGCTCGGCAAGCCGACCGCCCTGGCCGTGTTCGCGTCCGACAACCTCTCGTCGTCGGCGTACGCCACCGAGGAGATCCTGCGGGTCCTGGTGCCGGCCGTCGGCGTGGCCGCCTTCGCCCTCGTCGTTCCGGTGACCGTGGCCCTGCTGGTGGTCCTCGGCTTCCTCATCCTCTCGTACCGCCAGACGATCAAGGCCTACCCGAGCGCCGGCGGCGCCTACGTGGTGACCAAGGACAACTTCGGCCTGCTCCCCGCCCAGGTGGCCGGCGTGGCCCTGCTCACCGACTACGTGCTCACCGTGTCCGTGTCGGTCGCGGCGGGCACGGCCGCTCTCACGTCGGTGTTCGGGGCCCTGGCCCCGTGGGCCGTGCCGATCTCGGTGGCCTTCATCGCCGTCATCGCCTACGGGAACCTGCGGGGCGTGCGCGAGTCCGGGAAGCTCTTCGCCCTCCCGACCTACTTCTTCCTGGCCAACATGGCCGTGCTCCTCAGTGTCGGCATCGGCCGGCTGGCGTTCGGCCGGCTGCCGGTGGCGTCGGTGCACCGGGCGGGCATGCTGCACTTCGGCACGGCGGCGGACGGCGCCCTGTTCGCGGGGGCCGGCATCTACGTCGTGCTCCACGCCTTCGCGTCCGGTGGCGCCGCCGTCACCGGGGTGGAGGCCATCTCGAACGGAGTCCCCGCTTTCAAGGCGCCCGAGTGGCGTAACGCCCGCGAGACGCTCGTGATCATGGGATGCCTGCTCGGCGCCATGTTCCTCGGGTTGTCGGTGCTGGCCGCCGACATGCACATCGCCCCGTTCGCCGAGGGAACGCCCACCGTCATCTCCCAGATCGGGCGGGCGGTGTTCGGCGGCGGGCCGGCCGGCACACTGCTGTTCCTCGGCCTCCAGTCGGGCACGATGCTCATCCTGGTCCTGGCCGCGAACACCAGCTTCGCCGACTTCCCGCGCCTGGCCAGCTTCCACGCCGGCGACAACTTCATGCCCCGCCAGCTCACCAAGCGGGGGCACCGGCTGGTGTTCTCGAACGGCATCGTCAGCCTGGCGGTGGCCTCGGCCGCACTCGTGGTGCTCACCGGAGCCAAGGTCGACCGCCTCATCCCTCTCTACGCCATCGGCGTGTTCACCAGCTTCACCCTCAGCCAGGCCGGCATGGCCCGCCACCACCTCACCGAACGGCAGCCGGGCTGGAGGACGGGGCTGTTCGTCAACGGCACCGGCGCCTTCCTGTCGCTCGTGGTCGACGTCGTCATCGCCATCACCAAATTCACCCACGGGGCCTGGGTCATCGTCGTCCTGGTTCCCGTCCTGGTGGCCGTGCTGGTGCGCCTCAACCGCCAGTACGAGGCCGAGGCGGACGAGCTGGCGGAGAACGCCCGCACCGCGGCCGAGGCCCCGGTCCTCCGCCGCCACGTCGTGCTCGTGCTCGTCGACACGCTCGACCGGGCCGCCGCCCGGGCCATCCAGTACGCCCGCACCCTCTCTCCGGACCAGCTCCGGGCCGTCCACATCGCCGCCGACCTCCCCCGAGCCGAGGCTCTGGCCGAGCAGTGGAGCCGCCTCGGCCTCAGCCGCGTACCTCTCGAGCTCGTGGACTGCCCCGACCGGCGGCTGGCCCACTCCGTGCTCGAGGTCGTCGCCGAGGCCCTCGCCGGCGGCGAGACCGAGGTGAGCGTCCTGGTCCCCCGGCTGGCCCACCGCCGGGCCTGGCACCGCCTCCTCCACGACCGGACCGGCGAGCAGCTCGCCGCCGCCGTGTCCACCCTCCCCCACGCCAACGTCACCTTCGTCCCCTACCACCTCGGCATCACGACCCTCGAGGAGATCCCGCATGTCGCTGCTCACGAATCGCCGCTCACGCCCCACTGA
- a CDS encoding tyrosine-type recombinase/integrase, whose translation MKRQKVAADQGLGELSTLLESWRITLRAQNKAPRTIDAYLEAGHGFLAFLQRMGMPTEASRLRREHVETYLAELGDRATASTVAGHYRRLQQLFRWLVEDGEVTDSPMRNMRPPAIPEQPVAVLSDDQLTRLLKAAGGPSFEARRDTAILRLFVDTGMRLAEITGLTTDAIDLETDVALVMGKGRRARGCPFGAKTAQALDRWMRRERPRSPWAKSTDALWLGGKGALTASGIAQMLRRRAAQAGIDHLHPHMFRHTFAHSWLADGGNEGDLMRLAGWRSRDMLGRYGASAADERAREAHRKLSPGDRV comes from the coding sequence ATGAAGAGGCAGAAAGTTGCCGCTGACCAGGGCTTGGGCGAGCTTTCGACCCTGCTCGAAAGCTGGCGCATCACGCTGCGGGCCCAGAACAAGGCGCCCAGGACCATCGACGCCTACCTGGAGGCCGGCCACGGCTTCCTGGCGTTCCTGCAGCGCATGGGGATGCCGACCGAGGCGTCCCGGCTGCGCCGGGAGCACGTCGAGACCTACCTGGCCGAGCTGGGCGACCGGGCCACGGCGTCGACCGTGGCCGGCCACTACCGCCGCCTCCAGCAGCTGTTCCGGTGGCTGGTGGAGGACGGCGAGGTGACCGACAGCCCCATGCGCAACATGCGCCCGCCGGCCATCCCCGAGCAGCCGGTAGCTGTGCTGAGCGACGACCAGCTCACCAGGCTGTTGAAGGCGGCCGGAGGACCGAGTTTCGAGGCGCGCCGGGACACCGCCATCCTCCGGCTGTTCGTGGACACCGGCATGCGGCTGGCCGAGATCACCGGGCTCACGACCGATGCCATCGATCTCGAGACCGACGTGGCTCTGGTGATGGGCAAGGGCCGGCGGGCCCGGGGCTGCCCGTTCGGGGCCAAGACCGCCCAGGCCCTCGATCGCTGGATGCGCCGGGAGCGGCCCCGCAGCCCCTGGGCGAAGAGCACCGACGCCCTTTGGCTCGGCGGCAAGGGCGCCCTCACCGCCTCGGGTATCGCCCAGATGCTGCGCCGGCGGGCCGCCCAGGCCGGCATCGACCACCTTCATCCCCACATGTTCCGCCACACGTTCGCCCACTCCTGGCTGGCCGACGGCGGCAACGAGGGCGACCTCATGCGCCTGGCCGGCTGGCGGTCGCGCGACATGCTCGGCCGCTACGGGGCATCGGCGGCCGACGAGCGGGCCCGTGAGGCCCACCGCAAGCTGTCGCCCGGGGACCGGGTGTAG
- a CDS encoding DedA family protein: protein MDLVNPDHLITTFGTIGVFLVVFAESGLMFGFFLPGDSLLITAGVFAAKGDLNLPVILGGVFLAAVLGDQVGYAFGHKVGPTLFGRPDSRLFKRKHLEKARAYFDDKGPRTIVLARFIPIVRTFAPIVAGMSDMPYRTFAAYNVVGGLLWGVGVTLLGYALGEAVDIDKYLLPLIACLIAASFVPVVLEVRRARRLDRSAPAAPDRPSH, encoded by the coding sequence ATGGACCTGGTGAACCCGGACCACCTCATCACGACCTTCGGGACGATCGGCGTGTTCCTGGTCGTGTTCGCCGAATCCGGCTTGATGTTCGGGTTCTTCCTGCCCGGCGATTCGCTGCTCATCACGGCCGGGGTCTTCGCGGCCAAGGGGGACCTGAACCTGCCGGTGATCCTGGGCGGCGTGTTCCTGGCCGCGGTGCTCGGCGACCAGGTCGGCTACGCCTTCGGGCACAAGGTCGGGCCGACGCTGTTCGGTCGGCCGGATTCGCGCCTGTTCAAGCGGAAGCACCTGGAGAAGGCCCGTGCCTACTTCGACGACAAGGGCCCCCGCACCATCGTGCTGGCCCGCTTCATCCCGATCGTTCGGACCTTCGCCCCCATCGTGGCGGGCATGAGCGACATGCCCTACCGCACCTTCGCCGCCTACAACGTCGTCGGCGGCCTCCTTTGGGGTGTGGGCGTGACCCTGCTCGGCTACGCCCTCGGCGAGGCCGTCGACATCGACAAGTACCTGCTGCCCCTCATCGCGTGTCTGATCGCCGCTTCCTTTGTCCCCGTTGTGCTCGAGGTTCGCCGGGCTCGCCGGCTGGACCGCTCGGCTCCGGCGGCGCCTGACCGGCCTTCGCACTAG
- the topA gene encoding type I DNA topoisomerase, which yields MPKPLVIVESPAKAKTIAGYLGSDYVVESSVGHVRDLPDDASEIPAAYQGEPWARLGIDVDNDFKPLYVVPGRKKDVVRRLKSLLKHASELYLATDEDREGEAIAWHLSEVLAPRVPVKRMVFHEITAPAIRRAVEDTRELNMPLVDAQETRRLLDRLYGFEVSPVLWRRIKPRLSAGRVQSVATRMIVERERERMRFRAAGWWDLEAALAKDGSALHAGLVALDGSRLATGKDFTQEGSLKAGTDVVRLDEDGARGLAERLAGSAFAVRSVEEKPYRRSPYAPFMTSTLQQEAGRQLRFDSKRTMQVAQRLYENGFITYMRTDSTSLSDAAVAAARRQAAELYGSQYVPDKPRHYARKVKNAQEAHEAIRPAGDDFRTPDQVSAALGRDELRLYELIWKRTVASQMADAIGNTVQVRIGATSSAGEDAEFATSGKVITFPGFFRAYVEGSDDPDAVLEDREVRLPALVVGDPLDLTGLEPKSHTTQPPPRYTDASLVKALEEKGVGRPSTYATIISTIQDRGYAWKRGQALVPTFTAFAVVNLLEQHFGQLVDYDFTARLEDDLDGIAAKRQERVPWLARFYFGTDGPGLKALVAERLDQIDPRAINSIPIGTDGEGREIVVRVGRYGPYLQRGDERAGVPDEVAPDEVTLEKAGELLDAPSGDRVLGEDPATGLPVVVKAGRYGPYVQLGAIEGSGAKASKPPTASLFKTMTPDAITLDDALRLLTLPRVVGVDPAGGEEIVALNGRYGPYLKKGTDSRSLASEEQLFTVTLEEALAIYTEPKQRRGQTAAAPLRELGADPATGAPMVIKDGRFGPYITDGTVNVTVPRGDAIEEITPERAAELLADKRAKGPAPKRKKQARATKAAGPKRKAAGGAAKATKAAGAAKARATKAAGGAKAKGDG from the coding sequence ATGCCCAAGCCGCTCGTCATCGTGGAGTCGCCCGCCAAGGCGAAGACCATCGCCGGCTACCTCGGATCCGACTACGTCGTCGAGTCGTCCGTGGGCCACGTGCGCGACCTGCCGGACGACGCCTCCGAGATCCCTGCGGCCTACCAGGGCGAGCCGTGGGCCCGGCTCGGCATCGACGTCGACAACGACTTCAAGCCGCTCTACGTGGTCCCCGGCCGCAAGAAGGACGTGGTCAGGCGGCTGAAGTCGCTCCTCAAGCACGCCAGCGAGCTGTACCTGGCCACCGACGAGGACCGGGAGGGGGAGGCCATCGCCTGGCATCTCAGCGAGGTGCTGGCCCCGCGGGTGCCCGTGAAGCGGATGGTGTTCCACGAGATCACCGCACCCGCCATCCGACGCGCCGTCGAGGACACCCGCGAGCTGAACATGCCCCTCGTCGACGCCCAGGAGACCCGCCGGCTGCTCGACCGCCTCTACGGCTTCGAGGTGTCGCCCGTGCTGTGGCGGCGGATCAAGCCCCGGCTGTCGGCCGGGCGGGTGCAGAGCGTCGCCACCCGCATGATCGTCGAGCGCGAGCGCGAGCGCATGCGGTTCCGGGCCGCCGGGTGGTGGGACCTGGAGGCGGCGCTGGCCAAGGACGGGAGCGCCCTGCACGCCGGCCTGGTGGCCCTCGACGGCAGCCGCCTGGCCACCGGGAAGGACTTCACCCAGGAAGGGTCGCTCAAGGCCGGCACCGACGTCGTGCGCCTCGACGAGGACGGTGCCCGTGGTCTGGCCGAGCGTCTGGCCGGCTCGGCGTTCGCCGTCCGCTCGGTGGAGGAGAAGCCCTACCGGCGCTCGCCCTACGCCCCGTTCATGACCTCCACGCTCCAGCAGGAGGCGGGCCGCCAGTTGCGCTTCGACTCCAAGCGCACCATGCAGGTGGCCCAGCGTCTGTACGAGAACGGCTTCATCACCTACATGCGCACCGACAGCACGAGCCTGTCCGATGCGGCGGTGGCGGCGGCCCGCCGGCAGGCGGCCGAGCTGTACGGCAGCCAGTACGTCCCCGACAAGCCGCGCCACTACGCGCGCAAGGTGAAGAACGCCCAGGAGGCCCACGAGGCCATCCGCCCGGCGGGTGACGACTTCCGCACGCCCGACCAGGTGTCCGCCGCCCTCGGGCGGGACGAGCTCCGCCTCTACGAGCTGATCTGGAAGCGCACCGTCGCCTCGCAGATGGCCGACGCCATCGGCAACACGGTGCAGGTCCGCATCGGGGCCACCTCGTCGGCCGGCGAGGACGCCGAATTCGCCACCAGCGGCAAGGTCATCACCTTCCCGGGGTTCTTCCGGGCGTACGTGGAGGGCTCCGACGATCCCGATGCCGTCCTCGAGGACCGCGAGGTGCGCCTGCCTGCCCTCGTCGTCGGCGACCCCCTCGACCTCACCGGCCTCGAACCCAAGTCCCACACCACCCAGCCGCCTCCCCGCTACACCGACGCCTCGCTGGTCAAGGCGCTCGAGGAGAAGGGAGTCGGCCGCCCGTCCACCTACGCCACGATCATCTCCACCATCCAGGACCGCGGCTATGCGTGGAAGCGGGGCCAGGCCCTCGTTCCCACGTTCACGGCGTTCGCGGTGGTGAACCTGCTCGAGCAGCACTTCGGCCAGCTGGTGGACTACGACTTCACCGCCCGCCTGGAAGACGATCTCGACGGCATCGCGGCCAAGCGCCAGGAGCGGGTCCCGTGGCTGGCGCGGTTCTACTTCGGGACGGACGGGCCCGGGCTGAAGGCGCTCGTGGCCGAGCGCCTCGACCAGATCGACCCGCGGGCCATCAACTCCATCCCCATCGGCACCGACGGCGAGGGCCGTGAGATCGTCGTCCGGGTCGGGCGCTACGGCCCGTACCTGCAGCGGGGCGACGAACGGGCCGGAGTCCCCGACGAGGTGGCCCCCGACGAGGTCACGTTGGAGAAGGCCGGCGAACTCCTCGATGCCCCGAGCGGCGACAGGGTGCTCGGCGAGGACCCGGCGACCGGCCTGCCGGTGGTGGTGAAGGCCGGTCGCTACGGCCCCTACGTGCAGCTGGGCGCGATCGAGGGGTCGGGCGCCAAGGCCTCCAAGCCGCCCACCGCCTCGCTGTTCAAGACCATGACGCCCGACGCCATCACGCTCGACGACGCCCTCCGGCTGCTCACCCTCCCCCGTGTGGTCGGCGTCGACCCGGCCGGCGGCGAGGAGATCGTGGCCCTGAACGGGCGCTACGGGCCGTATCTGAAGAAGGGCACCGACAGCCGCAGCCTGGCCTCCGAGGAGCAGCTGTTCACGGTCACGCTGGAGGAGGCGCTGGCGATCTACACCGAGCCGAAGCAGCGCCGCGGCCAGACGGCGGCGGCGCCGCTGCGCGAGCTCGGCGCCGACCCGGCGACCGGCGCGCCGATGGTGATCAAGGACGGCCGCTTCGGCCCGTACATCACCGACGGCACCGTCAACGTCACGGTGCCGAGGGGCGATGCGATCGAGGAGATCACGCCCGAGCGGGCGGCGGAGCTGCTGGCCGACAAGCGGGCCAAGGGCCCGGCGCCCAAACGCAAGAAGCAGGCCCGGGCGACCAAGGCGGCCGGACCCAAGCGCAAGGCGGCGGGGGGTGCCGCCAAGGCGACGAAGGCCGCCGGCGCCGCGAAAGCGCGGGCCACCAAAGCGGCGGGTGGCGCCAAGGCGAAAGGCGACGGGTAG
- a CDS encoding N-6 DNA methylase, producing the protein MPQSEPVADPTSSNHRRLGVYYTPDSVADPIVRWALPERSGRVLDPSFGGCSFLRSALAAMDHDPVRGDSIYGVDIDAGAQFHAAQLRALGVPRSNLREADFFSVGPSDLGGLFDAVVGNPPYIRHHWHDGVSRQLAEASAAREGVAVGGLADAWAYFVVHSMTFLQRGGRLALLLPISLLHADYSSAVLKHVCANFASTRLIEVSERLFTDASEGTVLLAAAGFQHESRGLVSLERVKHAADLEGALFASSPDLLPADRSNLAEAALTSDERELWHKLIARRRIRLLG; encoded by the coding sequence ATGCCCCAGAGCGAGCCGGTAGCGGATCCGACTAGCTCGAACCATCGACGCCTCGGCGTCTACTACACCCCGGATTCGGTTGCTGATCCGATCGTCCGATGGGCACTTCCGGAACGCAGCGGCAGGGTTCTCGATCCGAGCTTCGGGGGTTGCAGCTTCCTGCGCTCGGCTTTGGCAGCGATGGACCACGATCCGGTACGTGGGGACTCGATCTACGGCGTGGACATCGATGCTGGGGCGCAGTTTCACGCCGCGCAACTACGTGCCTTGGGCGTGCCGCGTTCAAACCTGCGTGAGGCCGACTTCTTCTCCGTGGGTCCTAGCGACTTGGGTGGACTGTTCGATGCCGTAGTCGGCAATCCGCCCTACATCCGACACCACTGGCACGACGGCGTATCTCGCCAGCTGGCCGAGGCGTCCGCCGCTCGTGAAGGCGTCGCCGTCGGAGGACTGGCAGACGCCTGGGCCTACTTTGTTGTCCACTCGATGACATTCCTCCAGAGGGGTGGCCGGCTGGCTTTGCTGCTGCCGATCTCGCTTCTCCACGCGGACTATTCGTCAGCCGTGCTGAAGCACGTCTGTGCGAACTTCGCGTCGACGAGGCTGATCGAGGTCTCCGAGCGGCTATTCACCGATGCGTCAGAGGGGACGGTTCTTCTCGCAGCAGCCGGCTTCCAGCATGAATCGCGCGGCCTCGTTTCACTGGAGCGCGTCAAGCACGCAGCCGATCTTGAGGGCGCACTGTTCGCGAGCTCGCCTGACCTCCTGCCGGCTGACCGTTCGAACCTGGCTGAAGCGGCGCTCACGAGCGATGAGCGTGAGCTTTGGCACAAGCTGATCGCTCGAAGGCGGATTCGACTGCTCGGC
- a CDS encoding OB-fold nucleic acid binding domain-containing protein produces the protein MSLLTNRRSRPTDADHTADRRSRRRRPPATAAPPAAPARPDRCTPIGDIRWRDHVRVAGRVRSVTVAPWADIPTLECILVDATGGITVVFLGRRHIAGIHPGARMQIQGTVGRHAERLAILNPGYTLLPQTS, from the coding sequence ATGTCGCTGCTCACGAATCGCCGCTCACGCCCCACTGACGCCGACCACACGGCCGACCGCCGGTCCCGCCGCCGCCGCCCGCCGGCCACGGCCGCTCCGCCGGCTGCGCCGGCCCGGCCCGACCGCTGCACGCCGATCGGCGACATCCGCTGGCGGGACCACGTCCGGGTCGCGGGCCGGGTGCGCTCGGTGACCGTGGCGCCCTGGGCCGACATCCCCACCCTGGAGTGCATCCTCGTCGACGCGACAGGCGGCATCACGGTCGTCTTCCTGGGCCGCCGCCACATCGCCGGCATCCACCCCGGAGCGAGGATGCAGATACAAGGAACGGTCGGCCGCCACGCAGAGCGGCTGGCCATCCTCAACCCCGGCTACACCCTCCTCCCCCAGACCAGCTGA
- the tmk gene encoding dTMP kinase → MSLLIAFEGGEACGKSTQAALLADRLGAVLTREPGGTPVGERVRSLLLDPASGAIDPRAEALLLAAARAQHVADVVAPALATGSTVVSDRYSHSSLAYQGFGRGLPLDEVRSLSDWATAGLWPDAVVLLSLEAEEAEARRGTPDRFESESRAFHRRVEAGFRSLAADDPKRWRVVDGTGTVDEVAARVWAAVADLVAAGGSQ, encoded by the coding sequence ATGAGCCTCCTCATCGCCTTCGAGGGAGGCGAGGCGTGCGGCAAGTCGACCCAGGCCGCCCTGCTCGCCGACCGGCTGGGCGCGGTGCTCACCCGTGAGCCGGGCGGCACGCCGGTGGGGGAGCGGGTGCGGTCGTTGCTGCTCGATCCGGCCTCCGGGGCCATCGACCCGCGCGCCGAGGCGCTGCTCCTCGCCGCGGCACGGGCCCAGCACGTGGCCGACGTGGTGGCCCCGGCGCTGGCCACCGGCAGCACCGTGGTCAGCGATCGGTACTCCCACTCGTCACTGGCCTACCAGGGCTTCGGGCGCGGCCTCCCCCTCGACGAGGTGCGCAGCCTGTCCGACTGGGCCACCGCCGGCCTGTGGCCCGACGCCGTCGTGCTGCTGTCGCTCGAGGCGGAGGAGGCGGAGGCGCGCCGAGGCACACCCGACCGGTTCGAGTCGGAGAGCCGTGCCTTCCACCGTCGCGTCGAGGCCGGGTTCCGGAGCCTGGCCGCCGACGACCCGAAGCGCTGGCGGGTGGTCGACGGGACGGGGACCGTCGACGAGGTGGCGGCCAGGGTGTGGGCTGCGGTGGCCGACCTGGTCGCGGCGGGAGGGAGCCAGTGA